From the Desulfuromonas sp. genome, one window contains:
- a CDS encoding DUF4139 domain-containing protein encodes MAVPAALAGEGPDGELRSTLADQTGVAVTIYNDGLALVKDRRRVSLEKGESRLALREVSARMRPETALLRSLDHPGAFGVVEQNFDFDLLSPQKLLEKYVGRPVQVVRTHPQTGEETLEDALVLAASGGVVLRVGERIETGFPGRLVYPDVPSNLRDRPTLVTLLHSGAGGVQELELSYLTGGLSWRADYVAELGSDDGSLDLSGWVTVTNQSGTAYPDARLQLVAGDVHRVRSELRLVRDRALPEMAMAKAAPQMAEEALFEYHLYTLERPTTVGDNQTKQVALLGASGVPVTKEYLLRGRDYYYRGSHGDLGQKLKVGVFIEFANEEEAGLGLPLPKGIVRVYKRDRSGGAQFVGEDRIDHTPRNEEVRLKLGDAFDVTADKKQTDFKKLSGVGPYNYHFESAYRIELKNAKDEAVTVRVLEPVPGDWEVVAESHPHSKEAAGTAAWEIPVPAGGRTVLEYRVRVRF; translated from the coding sequence CTGGCCGTTCCCGCGGCCCTGGCAGGGGAGGGCCCGGACGGGGAGCTCCGTTCAACCCTGGCCGACCAGACCGGGGTGGCGGTCACCATCTACAACGACGGCCTGGCCCTGGTCAAGGACCGCAGGCGGGTCTCCCTGGAGAAGGGGGAGAGCCGCCTGGCCCTGCGCGAGGTGAGCGCCCGCATGCGCCCGGAGACCGCCCTGCTTCGCAGCCTCGATCACCCCGGGGCGTTCGGGGTCGTCGAGCAGAATTTCGACTTCGACCTGCTCTCCCCCCAGAAACTGCTGGAGAAGTACGTCGGCCGGCCGGTCCAGGTGGTGAGAACCCACCCCCAGACCGGCGAGGAGACCCTGGAGGACGCTCTCGTGCTTGCCGCCAGCGGCGGCGTGGTGCTGCGCGTAGGCGAGCGCATCGAGACGGGCTTCCCCGGGCGCCTGGTTTACCCCGACGTCCCCTCCAACCTGCGCGACCGGCCCACTCTCGTCACCCTGCTGCACAGCGGGGCGGGGGGTGTGCAGGAGTTGGAATTGAGCTACCTCACCGGGGGGCTTTCCTGGCGCGCCGACTACGTGGCTGAGCTGGGGAGCGACGACGGGAGCCTCGACCTTTCGGGATGGGTGACTGTGACCAACCAGAGCGGCACCGCCTATCCCGACGCCAGGCTTCAGCTGGTTGCCGGCGACGTGCATCGGGTGCGGTCGGAACTGCGCCTGGTCAGGGACCGGGCCCTGCCCGAAATGGCCATGGCCAAGGCCGCGCCGCAGATGGCCGAGGAGGCCCTTTTCGAGTACCATCTCTACACCCTGGAGCGGCCCACCACGGTCGGCGACAACCAGACCAAGCAGGTGGCCCTGCTCGGCGCCTCGGGGGTGCCGGTGACCAAGGAGTACCTGCTGCGGGGGCGCGACTACTACTACCGCGGCAGCCACGGCGACCTCGGGCAGAAGCTCAAGGTGGGGGTGTTCATCGAGTTCGCCAACGAGGAGGAGGCCGGCCTGGGCCTGCCCCTGCCCAAGGGCATCGTGCGGGTCTACAAGCGGGACCGCTCGGGCGGCGCGCAGTTCGTGGGCGAGGACCGCATCGACCACACCCCCAGGAACGAGGAAGTGCGCCTCAAGCTCGGAGACGCCTTCGACGTCACGGCGGACAAGAAACAGACCGACTTCAAGAAACTCTCCGGCGTCGGCCCCTACAACTACCACTTCGAGAGCGCCTACCGCATCGAGCTGAAGAACGCCAAGGACGAGGCGGTAACGGTCAGGGTGCTGGAGCCGGTGCCGGGGGACTGGGAGGTCGTGGCGGAGAGCCATCCCCACAGCAAGGAGGCCGCCGGGACCGCGGCCTGGGAGATCCCGGTTCCCGCCGGGGGGCGGACGGTCCTGGAATATCGCGTACGGGTTCGGTTCTGA